From Gloeocapsa sp. PCC 73106, a single genomic window includes:
- a CDS encoding isoprenylcysteine carboxyl methyltransferase family protein, with product MITRYLFVGVVVVVIIQRLLELRISNTNAAKIIEQGGDEHSDNLLGAVKTLQVTWWIAMIAEVWIFNRPFIPLLGITSLILVVLGQLLRYLSMRALEWRWTLTIMTVPGIDAVHSGPYAYIRHPNWLGVILEIAFLPLVHSAYLTSFIFSIANAFLMSKRIQSEEAALTEANNYKSVLMDKPRFLPGL from the coding sequence ATGATAACTAGATATCTTTTTGTTGGAGTCGTTGTAGTAGTTATTATCCAAAGATTACTTGAACTACGCATTAGTAATACTAACGCCGCCAAAATAATCGAACAAGGAGGAGACGAACACAGCGATAATTTACTAGGAGCGGTAAAAACACTCCAAGTAACTTGGTGGATAGCGATGATCGCTGAAGTATGGATATTTAACCGTCCTTTTATTCCCCTTTTGGGGATAACTTCCCTGATTCTGGTGGTTTTAGGGCAACTACTCCGCTATCTATCCATGAGAGCTTTAGAGTGGCGCTGGACCCTAACAATTATGACCGTACCGGGAATCGACGCGGTTCACTCAGGACCCTACGCTTATATTAGACATCCCAATTGGTTAGGAGTAATCCTCGAAATCGCCTTTCTCCCCTTAGTTCACAGCGCTTATCTGACTAGTTTTATTTTTTCTATAGCTAACGCCTTTTTAATGAGTAAACGTATCCAATCAGAAGAAGCGGCTTTGACTGAAGCTAATAACTACAAATCAGTTTTAATGGATAAACCTCGTTTTCTTCCCGGTCTTTAA